One window of the Megalops cyprinoides isolate fMegCyp1 chromosome 2, fMegCyp1.pri, whole genome shotgun sequence genome contains the following:
- the LOC118773218 gene encoding cytochrome b-c1 complex subunit 10-like: MLTKLIGPKYISILRTWVPTMACWGAVGGVALVHFTDWRLILDYVPYVNGKFKKDE, encoded by the exons ATGCTAACCAAGTTGATTGGACCCAAGTACATTTCGATCCTTAGGACGTG GGTTCCTACGATGGCTTGCTGGGGAGCAGTAGGTGGAGTGGCACTGGTCCACTTCACAGACTGGAGGCTGATTCTTGATTATGTGCCCTATGTCAATGGCAAATTCAAGAAGGATGAGTAA